In the Desulfovulcanus ferrireducens genome, one interval contains:
- a CDS encoding DNA polymerase III subunit delta': protein MKQESGETVYLVLFSSVFFHSPLHRFIILLFHCLVNMSTFFIIPENQQRVLQFFQKLKKNPPQSLVLEGGRLDQRLSLALYWAMALNCAEDTPCLKCMVCSQIKDQVFRDLILLDTREGVGVEDIRQMRTTLSHPPHHQNRVVIINEAQNITPESANALLKSMEEPIPGNNFILLVPQRESLLPTLISRSFVLTLSWEQFSWPEDINDKWEPFVSFVNTGRGWFHLTTKKTFLTKDEAKKIILCAQYELLKTMHGKKDSKLSSLWSRLDIPTWRKIHLALNLADQALDVKANPNIVLDWLAVKLWNFSQHK, encoded by the coding sequence GTGAAACAAGAAAGCGGTGAAACGGTCTATTTAGTCCTCTTTTCATCAGTTTTTTTCCATTCTCCGCTTCACCGCTTCATTATTTTACTGTTTCATTGCTTGGTTAATATGTCCACTTTTTTTATTATACCAGAGAATCAACAACGAGTCCTGCAATTTTTTCAGAAACTTAAAAAAAATCCTCCTCAAAGCCTTGTCCTGGAAGGCGGACGTCTGGACCAGCGTCTTTCCCTGGCCCTTTATTGGGCTATGGCCTTAAATTGCGCAGAAGATACCCCTTGCCTAAAATGCATGGTATGCTCCCAAATTAAAGACCAGGTTTTCCGTGATTTAATCCTTTTGGATACCAGGGAGGGAGTTGGAGTCGAAGACATTCGTCAAATGCGAACCACCTTATCCCATCCGCCACATCACCAAAACCGGGTCGTAATTATCAATGAGGCCCAAAACATTACCCCGGAATCTGCCAATGCCCTCTTAAAATCAATGGAAGAACCAATACCGGGTAATAACTTTATCCTTCTGGTCCCTCAGAGAGAAAGTTTGCTTCCAACCCTTATTTCACGTAGCTTTGTTCTCACCTTAAGCTGGGAACAATTTTCCTGGCCTGAAGATATAAATGATAAATGGGAGCCATTTGTCTCTTTTGTAAACACTGGTCGTGGCTGGTTTCACTTGACCACAAAAAAAACTTTTTTAACCAAAGACGAGGCCAAAAAAATTATTCTCTGCGCCCAATACGAACTGTTGAAAACCATGCACGGTAAAAAGGATTCCAAACTGAGCTCGCTATGGTCCAGATTAGATATACCAACATGGCGTAAAATCCATTTGGCCCTGAATTTAGCCGACCAGGCTCTTGACGTAAAGGCAAATCCAAACATTGTCTTGGACTGGCTGGCTGTAAAATTATGGAATTTTAGCCAGCACAAATGA
- a CDS encoding adenylosuccinate synthase has protein sequence MANLVVMGAQWGDEGKGKIVDLLTREADLIVRFQGGNNAGHTLVVGEKTFILHLIPSGILHKDKKCLIGNGVVLDPEILCQEIDNLSANGIEVTPERLVISKKTHLIMPYHKLLDAAREAFKSGEDKIGTTGRGIGPCYEDKMARIGIRAGDFSKLDLLRSKIKKALLEKNVILKELYNQEPLDPEEVFKQIEPLAKRLTPYLGDVSAEIQNANNAQKSVLFEGAQGTHLDIDHGTYPFVTSSNTVAGNASAGAGTSPRALKKIVAVVKAYTTRVGSGPFPTEEKNEHGDYMQQKGSEFGATTGRKRRCGWLDLVILRESVRLNGPTDIALTKLDVLGGLEEIKLCTAYKYKGQTIYYPPQEENSLAEVEPVYETVPGWKEDISTCRTFTELPENAKKYIQKIEQILNVPVTIISVGPEREQTIRR, from the coding sequence ATGGCTAATCTAGTCGTTATGGGTGCCCAATGGGGCGACGAAGGTAAAGGAAAAATAGTAGATCTTTTAACTCGGGAAGCTGATTTAATAGTCCGCTTTCAAGGTGGAAACAATGCTGGTCACACCCTTGTAGTTGGTGAAAAGACCTTTATTTTACATTTGATTCCTTCTGGAATTCTGCATAAAGATAAAAAATGTCTTATTGGCAACGGAGTTGTCCTGGACCCGGAAATTTTATGCCAGGAAATTGACAATCTATCTGCTAATGGCATTGAAGTTACTCCGGAGAGGTTAGTTATCAGCAAAAAAACCCATCTCATTATGCCCTACCATAAGTTGTTGGATGCCGCACGCGAGGCCTTTAAATCCGGTGAAGATAAAATTGGAACAACAGGACGGGGTATCGGACCATGTTATGAAGACAAAATGGCCCGCATTGGTATTCGGGCAGGTGATTTTTCCAAGCTTGATCTTTTGCGCTCCAAAATTAAGAAAGCCCTGTTAGAAAAAAATGTTATTCTTAAAGAATTATATAATCAAGAGCCGTTAGACCCTGAAGAGGTATTTAAGCAGATCGAACCTCTGGCAAAAAGATTAACTCCTTATTTGGGCGATGTGAGTGCTGAAATTCAGAATGCCAATAATGCGCAAAAATCTGTTCTCTTCGAAGGGGCACAAGGTACGCACTTAGATATTGACCATGGCACTTATCCCTTTGTGACCTCTTCCAATACTGTTGCCGGAAATGCATCAGCCGGGGCAGGCACTTCACCACGGGCTCTGAAAAAAATAGTTGCCGTGGTCAAAGCCTATACCACCAGAGTGGGTAGCGGGCCTTTCCCCACTGAAGAAAAAAATGAGCACGGCGATTATATGCAGCAAAAAGGATCAGAGTTTGGAGCCACCACTGGACGAAAAAGAAGATGTGGGTGGTTAGATTTGGTTATCTTACGGGAATCAGTGCGTCTTAATGGACCTACTGATATCGCTTTGACCAAACTGGATGTCCTGGGCGGGCTTGAGGAGATAAAGCTCTGCACTGCTTATAAATACAAAGGGCAAACAATCTATTATCCTCCCCAGGAAGAAAACAGCCTCGCAGAAGTAGAACCTGTCTACGAAACAGTTCCAGGCTGGAAAGAGGATATAAGCACTTGTCGAACATTTACCGAGCTGCCGGAAAACGCCAAAAAGTATATTCAAAAAATAGAACAAATATTAAATGTTCCAGTGACCATTATTTCAGTGGGTCCGGAACGAGAACAAACCATAAGAAGATGA
- a CDS encoding diguanylate cyclase domain-containing protein: MKHRVLNLLLVEDSLIDARIILSMLSSIEYTNFEADHVETLADAKKYLQNKKFDLIILDLMLPDSDALDTFNTIKAESSGTPIIILTSIDDNDNALKSLANGAQDYLIKGCLRKNLLSHSILYAIERNQLMLKLKNKLKELDLLKTRLEYIIQSNPAVIYTKNIDKMHDFVFISENMKKIFGYDPEQFIKDQSLWQKNIHPEDLYRIKPQMESLSLKRCYICEYRFQHKNGEWRWVHDEARVARDEEGKDTEIVGYLADITERKQLDENIKHYAMYDQLTDLPNRRLFMDRIEQAIARARREQKSFALLYIDLDKFKPINDTFGHAAGDSVLQEVASRMKSMLRSTDTVARIGGDEFAIILQDLEDIEYAGIVAQKLIYSIIKPISLNNKTCSVGASIGISYYPIIATDIDTLLLTADNSMYKAKLKGGNRFEYSVAPSSK; this comes from the coding sequence ATGAAACATAGAGTTTTAAACCTGCTATTAGTTGAAGATAGTTTGATAGATGCAAGGATTATTCTATCTATGCTATCAAGTATTGAGTACACAAACTTTGAAGCAGATCACGTTGAAACGCTTGCAGATGCCAAAAAATATTTGCAAAATAAAAAATTTGACCTGATAATTCTTGACCTTATGCTTCCCGATTCTGATGCCTTAGATACCTTTAACACAATTAAAGCAGAAAGCAGTGGTACACCTATAATAATTTTAACAAGCATCGATGATAATGACAATGCATTAAAGAGTCTGGCTAATGGAGCTCAGGATTATCTCATTAAAGGATGTCTGCGAAAGAATTTATTATCACATTCTATTTTATATGCTATTGAAAGAAATCAATTAATGCTAAAATTAAAAAATAAATTAAAAGAACTCGATCTATTAAAAACACGTCTTGAATACATTATCCAATCAAATCCAGCAGTAATTTACACAAAAAACATTGATAAAATGCATGATTTTGTGTTTATCAGTGAAAACATGAAAAAAATATTTGGATATGATCCGGAGCAATTTATCAAGGATCAAAGTTTATGGCAAAAAAATATCCACCCTGAGGATTTATACAGAATAAAACCACAGATGGAATCATTATCTTTAAAGCGTTGTTACATTTGTGAATACCGTTTTCAGCATAAAAACGGGGAATGGAGATGGGTGCATGATGAAGCACGTGTAGCAAGGGATGAAGAAGGTAAAGACACTGAAATAGTTGGTTATCTAGCAGATATTACTGAACGCAAACAACTGGATGAGAATATTAAACATTATGCCATGTATGATCAGCTGACCGACCTGCCGAACCGGAGGCTATTTATGGATCGCATAGAGCAGGCAATTGCCCGGGCAAGGCGTGAACAAAAAAGTTTTGCTTTGCTTTATATAGATCTGGATAAATTCAAGCCCATAAATGACACCTTTGGCCATGCAGCCGGTGACTCTGTCTTACAGGAAGTAGCCTCTAGAATGAAGTCCATGCTCCGTTCAACAGATACTGTAGCAAGAATTGGAGGAGACGAATTTGCAATAATTCTCCAGGATCTAGAAGACATCGAATATGCTGGCATTGTGGCCCAAAAATTAATCTATAGTATCATTAAGCCTATTTCACTCAATAACAAAACTTGTTCCGTAGGGGCAAGTATTGGTATAAGCTATTATCCTATAATAGCTACTGATATAGACACATTATTGTTAACCGCCGATAATTCCATGTATAAAGCCAAATTAAAAGGTGGGAATAGATTTGAATATTCCGTGGCACCATCCAGTAAATAA
- a CDS encoding ATP-binding protein: MSPLRFIDLKTNTHFHRQNILLYFLPVLAGLILFGYVWFLIHLVYTSHIRLQLFALDRFQAEVDDRAHNLGYFLCERKEDLQVLAMDRTIRAYFQNKALGMTMVYGLRGSLYNINAKFKKYVQERTFNGKSIYTRIVLVDSDSMILADTNCSNNKNLGKLKWNKSFPGKEKNILITPDQDNKNFLVVSAPCMVKDELKGRVMAWINFQTIFENFLKEYTSRIQSNNIQQRLAAIVSGSETIFLFDPAGNNFRKILKFVPLKERKSGEEWYEIKENNEPTTIDKLPTKKEFWVKLVPGNQDAIIYGSLVPSTPFSLFEIVDAEQVIGPFKQKGLLTGLILLSTGILGGIIFAIVISIRQSAINARYQEASTQRKFLEEKNKELEKQIEIRKKTEMQLIAAKSEAEQAAKNLSSALKESEQLRQQAEAATKAKSQFLANMSHELRTPMNGVIGMIDLVMDTDLSQEQRDFLKMAKSSAYSLLKILNDILDFSKIEAGKLNLENNKFSIRDTIASTVKPFAILAAKKGLKLNYNVDSQVPDLVIGDQVRMMQVINNLVNNAIKFTEKGEITLTVTLKAIQKEKQGEKAIILFTIKDTGIGIPKDKMETIFDSFSQADNSITRKYGGTGLGITICKQLVELMGGSISLDSELGKGTTVKFTIPFLIASKSEIDAKDNNGEDNYIKGDDKKPLDFSRYKILLVEDNLINQKLAKIILEKWGFNVVVAENGKKALDKLENEKFDLILMDCQMPEMDGFEATKAIRKIESKTGEHIPIIAMTALAMQTDKERCLKAGMDDYTTKPIKQDQLLKVITEILNK; the protein is encoded by the coding sequence ATGAGTCCATTACGATTTATTGATTTAAAGACCAACACACATTTTCATCGGCAGAACATACTCCTTTATTTCTTGCCTGTGCTAGCGGGACTGATTCTTTTTGGTTATGTTTGGTTCCTGATTCATCTCGTTTACACATCCCACATCCGTTTACAGTTATTTGCACTCGATCGCTTTCAGGCTGAAGTTGATGACCGGGCTCATAATCTCGGTTACTTTTTATGTGAGCGCAAAGAGGATTTGCAGGTCCTGGCAATGGACAGGACTATACGTGCCTATTTTCAAAATAAGGCCCTCGGCATGACCATGGTCTACGGGCTCAGGGGCAGTCTTTATAATATCAATGCAAAATTTAAAAAATACGTTCAGGAAAGGACTTTTAATGGTAAAAGTATTTACACTCGGATTGTCCTGGTTGACTCAGATAGCATGATTCTGGCGGATACAAACTGCAGTAACAATAAAAATCTGGGCAAGCTCAAATGGAATAAATCATTCCCCGGTAAAGAAAAAAATATTTTAATCACCCCAGATCAGGACAATAAAAATTTTCTGGTTGTCTCTGCCCCGTGTATGGTCAAAGATGAATTAAAAGGCCGAGTTATGGCCTGGATTAATTTTCAAACTATTTTTGAAAACTTTTTAAAGGAATATACTTCCCGTATTCAATCCAATAATATCCAACAAAGACTTGCAGCTATAGTTTCCGGCTCTGAAACAATCTTTCTATTTGATCCAGCTGGTAATAATTTCCGGAAAATTTTAAAATTTGTTCCTTTGAAAGAACGAAAATCAGGTGAAGAATGGTATGAAATAAAGGAAAATAATGAGCCTACAACAATAGATAAATTGCCAACAAAAAAAGAATTTTGGGTAAAACTTGTACCAGGCAACCAAGACGCAATAATTTATGGTTCACTCGTGCCCAGCACACCATTTTCTTTATTTGAAATAGTAGATGCTGAGCAAGTTATTGGTCCCTTCAAGCAAAAAGGACTTCTCACAGGACTGATTCTATTGTCGACTGGCATATTAGGAGGAATAATTTTTGCGATTGTTATAAGTATCAGACAGTCAGCCATAAATGCCAGGTACCAGGAAGCTTCAACACAGAGAAAATTTTTGGAGGAGAAGAACAAAGAATTGGAGAAACAAATAGAGATAAGAAAAAAGACAGAAATGCAGCTCATTGCTGCTAAATCAGAAGCAGAACAAGCAGCCAAAAACCTCTCCTCTGCACTTAAGGAATCCGAACAATTAAGACAGCAGGCCGAGGCAGCCACCAAGGCAAAAAGCCAGTTTCTGGCTAACATGAGTCATGAATTGCGCACGCCTATGAACGGTGTCATTGGCATGATCGACCTTGTCATGGACACTGACCTTTCACAAGAGCAAAGAGATTTTCTGAAAATGGCCAAATCATCGGCCTATAGTCTTTTAAAAATATTGAACGATATCCTGGACTTTTCAAAAATAGAGGCAGGTAAATTGAATTTGGAAAATAATAAATTTTCCATCAGAGATACCATAGCCTCAACCGTCAAACCATTTGCTATTCTTGCTGCCAAAAAAGGGCTGAAACTTAATTATAATGTAGATTCTCAAGTGCCAGACCTCGTCATAGGCGATCAAGTAAGAATGATGCAGGTCATAAATAATTTAGTCAACAATGCCATCAAATTTACAGAAAAAGGAGAAATAACTCTTACAGTGACTCTAAAAGCCATACAAAAAGAAAAGCAAGGAGAAAAAGCAATAATCCTTTTTACGATCAAGGATACTGGCATTGGTATCCCCAAAGATAAAATGGAGACTATCTTTGATAGCTTTTCGCAGGCTGATAATAGTATTACGAGAAAATATGGTGGAACCGGTCTTGGGATAACAATATGTAAACAATTAGTAGAGCTTATGGGAGGAAGCATCTCGCTAGACAGCGAATTGGGCAAAGGAACGACTGTGAAATTTACAATACCTTTTCTCATTGCCTCAAAATCAGAGATAGATGCTAAAGACAACAATGGCGAAGATAATTATATTAAGGGAGATGATAAAAAACCTTTAGATTTTTCAAGATATAAAATTCTTTTAGTCGAAGATAATCTGATTAATCAAAAGCTGGCCAAGATCATTCTTGAAAAGTGGGGATTTAACGTAGTTGTTGCTGAAAACGGGAAAAAGGCGCTAGATAAATTAGAAAATGAAAAATTTGATCTCATTTTAATGGACTGTCAAATGCCAGAGATGGATGGATTCGAAGCTACAAAAGCAATTCGCAAAATAGAATCTAAAACAGGGGAGCATATCCCTATTATAGCCATGACAGCCCTTGCGATGCAGACAGACAAAGAACGTTGTCTTAAGGCAGGAATGGACGACTATACCACAAAACCAATCAAGCAGGATCAGCTCTTAAAAGTTATCACAGAAATATTGAACAAATAA
- a CDS encoding transporter substrate-binding domain-containing protein → MQFLKLSFAMLTMFMMTFLIFLGGHAGAADLDEIKKRGVLKHLGVPYANFVTGMGDGLDAELVQLFAKDLGLAYQYVKTSWEMVIPDLIGKKVKAKGNDVEMLDQTPIRGDIAANGLTMLPWREKIVLFSDPIFPTQVWLIVRSDSDISPITPTGDIAKDIAAVKAKLQGRTVLGKSGTCLDGSLYKLEQAGAKFIHFPGQLNDLAYAVIKGEAEAALLDVPDALIALENWAGQIKVVGPISPPQKMATAFPKNAPKLRQAYNQFLDKCKKDGTYIRLVKKYYPVVFEYYPEFFNDVIQANK, encoded by the coding sequence ATGCAATTTCTAAAACTGTCTTTTGCTATGCTGACAATGTTCATGATGACCTTCTTGATTTTCCTTGGTGGACATGCTGGGGCTGCAGATCTTGATGAGATAAAAAAAAGAGGAGTCTTGAAACATTTGGGAGTACCCTATGCCAATTTTGTTACAGGCATGGGGGATGGTTTAGATGCAGAGCTTGTTCAACTTTTTGCTAAAGATTTAGGTTTAGCATACCAATATGTCAAGACATCATGGGAAATGGTGATACCAGATCTTATTGGTAAAAAAGTCAAAGCAAAGGGCAATGATGTAGAAATGCTGGATCAAACTCCAATACGGGGGGATATAGCCGCCAATGGTCTAACAATGCTTCCATGGCGAGAAAAAATTGTTCTATTTTCTGACCCTATTTTTCCCACACAAGTATGGCTCATAGTAAGGTCCGACTCGGATATTTCTCCAATTACTCCTACTGGTGACATTGCCAAAGATATCGCTGCGGTAAAGGCAAAACTTCAAGGACGGACTGTTTTGGGCAAATCAGGGACCTGTCTTGATGGCAGTCTGTATAAGCTTGAACAGGCAGGAGCCAAATTTATCCATTTTCCGGGACAATTAAACGACTTGGCCTATGCTGTCATCAAAGGCGAGGCAGAAGCCGCGCTTTTAGATGTACCTGATGCCCTGATAGCCTTGGAAAATTGGGCGGGACAAATCAAAGTTGTTGGCCCTATCTCTCCACCTCAAAAGATGGCCACTGCATTCCCCAAGAATGCCCCAAAGCTGCGGCAAGCCTACAATCAATTCCTAGACAAATGTAAAAAAGATGGAACTTATATCCGACTAGTCAAAAAGTATTATCCGGTAGTGTTTGAATATTATCCTGAATTTTTTAATGATGTTATTCAGGCCAATAAGTAA
- a CDS encoding transglycosylase SLT domain-containing protein produces the protein MSVKSLSAQKLLLLLIFIQLVLIFGHIYYQLYYWPKENLRIVYLDSERVKSRLSPYGPGLEQELVDIFCRQNGLKATWSKVENLEEGLKKLRLGLADLFIGLTTKDEFQDDRIRFGPAYLRNNFIVVHNRFRFPLRRPDELCRVVVFIPDKEIFEQKLISYQKKLSCSIKAKRLIPKMEKLYQAITKNKARFALTDRISFNHWHPYFVDVRKTYSFDDTFDYKWCWSTRYSELNSMLTVFWDNFFGSTEFFRLKEKYYGFFPSRIDYYELDHLMDIVELVLPKYDQYILEAARLYNIDPLLLVAMIYQESHFNPRAKSKTGVRGLLQLSLDTASYVGISNRIDPEQSILGGAKYLRFLGNKIIKEKGVNGWDGWFFALAAYNQGPGHLYDAMDLAKRLKKDHLSWMGLKEVFPLLSYKKYYRTVKRGYCRGFEAVDYVQSIRYYYYILHGLVVLGRPEAKHLASFLDFVPPDWPN, from the coding sequence ATGTCCGTAAAGTCACTAAGTGCACAAAAGCTTTTGCTTCTTTTGATTTTTATACAATTAGTTCTTATTTTTGGACATATTTATTATCAGCTTTATTATTGGCCCAAAGAAAATTTGCGGATTGTTTATCTTGATTCCGAAAGGGTAAAGTCTAGACTTTCTCCTTATGGTCCTGGTCTGGAACAGGAGCTAGTGGATATTTTTTGTCGCCAAAATGGTCTTAAGGCTACGTGGAGTAAAGTAGAGAATTTAGAAGAGGGGCTAAAAAAGCTTCGTCTTGGTCTTGCTGATTTATTTATTGGGCTGACAACAAAGGATGAGTTTCAGGACGACAGAATTAGATTTGGCCCGGCTTACTTGAGGAATAATTTTATCGTTGTCCACAACAGGTTTCGTTTTCCTCTTCGTCGGCCTGACGAATTGTGTAGAGTCGTAGTGTTTATTCCTGATAAAGAGATTTTTGAACAAAAATTAATCTCATACCAAAAGAAACTATCTTGTTCCATAAAGGCGAAACGATTAATCCCGAAAATGGAAAAGTTGTATCAGGCCATAACTAAAAACAAGGCCCGTTTTGCACTGACCGATAGAATAAGTTTTAATCACTGGCATCCGTATTTTGTTGACGTAAGAAAAACCTATTCGTTCGATGACACATTTGACTATAAATGGTGTTGGTCTACACGCTATAGTGAACTGAATAGCATGCTAACAGTATTTTGGGATAATTTTTTTGGCAGCACTGAATTTTTTCGTTTAAAAGAAAAATACTATGGTTTTTTTCCGTCAAGAATCGATTACTATGAATTAGATCATCTTATGGATATTGTAGAGTTGGTTTTGCCAAAATATGATCAGTATATTCTGGAAGCAGCAAGGCTCTACAATATAGATCCACTTCTTCTTGTAGCCATGATCTACCAGGAGTCTCATTTTAATCCCAGGGCAAAAAGTAAAACAGGTGTACGCGGTCTCTTGCAGTTAAGCTTAGATACAGCCAGTTATGTAGGTATTTCTAATCGTATTGATCCCGAACAGAGTATTCTGGGCGGGGCTAAGTATTTGAGGTTTCTTGGGAATAAAATAATAAAAGAAAAGGGTGTTAATGGCTGGGACGGGTGGTTTTTTGCTTTGGCCGCGTATAATCAAGGGCCAGGACATCTATATGATGCCATGGACCTGGCAAAGCGGCTCAAAAAAGATCATCTGAGTTGGATGGGATTGAAGGAAGTATTTCCCCTTCTTAGCTATAAAAAATACTATCGAACCGTAAAAAGAGGTTATTGTCGGGGATTTGAAGCGGTAGACTATGTCCAGAGCATTCGATACTATTATTATATTTTACATGGGCTAGTCGTTTTGGGGAGACCTGAAGCTAAGCACCTTGCCAGCTTTCTTGACTTTGTTCCCCCGGACTGGCCCAATTGA
- a CDS encoding IMP cyclohydrolase, with the protein MKNIKEMYKTVVKDPFPSEMSLTLGDQVLKFVRRSWVIEGEEKGLRYGENPDQPAALYELVEGELELGGVKFRSPGAGLVSSLKEENIIQSGKHPGKINLTDVDNGINILQYLTRKPAAVILKHNNPCGAAWSDQGLEEALSKAYFADRIAAFGGAVVVNRPLPKECAEFMTKYYFEVVAAPAYEPGAIDVLKTKKNLRILEIPGLADLEKLVNTPFLDLKSLVDGGIIAQFSFRNKILSADDFIPASAEKDGQVVMARKPDSREMDDLIFAWAVEAGVTSNSVIFARDGQTVAIGTGEQDRVGCVELTIHKAYTKYADNLAFSEHGLSLYELKLKAKNDPEAAKALEDIQERTKAHKGGLPGSVMVSDGFFPFRDGVDVAIEQGITAIAQPGGSIRDFEVIQAVNQAEPQVAMVFTGQRSFKH; encoded by the coding sequence ATGAAAAATATCAAGGAAATGTATAAGACAGTTGTCAAAGATCCTTTTCCCTCGGAGATGAGTTTAACTTTGGGAGATCAAGTCTTGAAATTTGTCAGAAGATCCTGGGTTATTGAAGGAGAGGAAAAGGGCCTGAGGTACGGGGAAAATCCTGATCAGCCCGCAGCTTTATATGAACTGGTTGAAGGCGAGCTAGAGCTTGGAGGAGTGAAATTTCGTTCTCCGGGTGCAGGGCTGGTTTCCAGTCTCAAAGAAGAAAATATAATTCAATCGGGAAAACATCCGGGCAAGATCAATCTCACCGATGTGGATAATGGTATTAATATCTTGCAATATTTGACCAGAAAACCGGCTGCGGTCATATTAAAACACAACAATCCGTGTGGAGCTGCCTGGTCGGATCAAGGCCTGGAAGAAGCATTGAGCAAGGCCTATTTTGCGGATCGTATTGCTGCTTTTGGTGGAGCTGTTGTTGTTAATAGGCCGTTACCTAAAGAGTGTGCCGAGTTTATGACTAAATATTATTTTGAGGTAGTGGCAGCGCCTGCTTATGAACCGGGGGCAATTGATGTTTTAAAGACAAAGAAAAATTTACGTATACTGGAAATTCCCGGCCTCGCTGACTTAGAAAAATTAGTGAACACGCCTTTCCTGGACCTCAAATCATTGGTTGATGGCGGGATAATTGCCCAATTTTCATTCCGGAACAAAATTTTGAGTGCAGATGATTTTATTCCTGCTTCTGCGGAAAAAGATGGGCAGGTGGTCATGGCCAGGAAACCTGATTCCCGCGAGATGGATGACTTGATCTTTGCGTGGGCAGTGGAGGCTGGAGTGACTTCCAACTCTGTAATTTTTGCCCGGGATGGTCAGACAGTGGCCATAGGCACTGGAGAGCAGGATAGGGTTGGCTGTGTGGAACTGACAATTCATAAAGCCTATACCAAGTATGCTGATAATCTGGCTTTTAGTGAACATGGCCTTTCACTGTATGAATTAAAATTAAAGGCCAAAAATGATCCGGAGGCAGCCAAGGCCTTGGAAGATATCCAGGAGAGAACCAAAGCTCACAAGGGCGGACTGCCAGGTTCTGTCATGGTTTCTGATGGTTTTTTCCCTTTTAGGGACGGAGTAGACGTAGCCATTGAGCAGGGCATAACTGCCATTGCTCAGCCAGGAGGCTCTATTCGTGACTTTGAAGTTATTCAGGCAGTTAACCAGGCTGAACCACAGGTAGCCATGGTATTTACAGGGCAACGCTCTTTTAAACATTAA